The following proteins are encoded in a genomic region of Mycolicibacterium rutilum:
- the ispG gene encoding flavodoxin-dependent (E)-4-hydroxy-3-methylbut-2-enyl-diphosphate synthase → MPAAPAPVLAPRRKTRQLMVGDVGIGSDHPIAVQSMCTTKTHDINATLQQIAELTASGCDIVRVACPRQEDADALPAIAKKSKIPVIADIHFQPKYIFAAIDAGCAAVRVNPGNIKEFDGRVKEVAKAAGDAGIPIRIGVNAGSLDKRFMEKYGKATPEALVESALWEASLFEEHGFGDIKISVKHNDPVIMVAAYEQLAAQCDYPLHLGVTEAGPAFQGTIKSAVAFGALLSKGIGDTIRVSLSAPPAEEVKVGNQILESLNLRPRGLEIVSCPSCGRAQVDVYTLANEVTAGLEGMEVPLRVAVMGCVVNGPGEAREADLGVASGNGKGQIFVKGEVIKTVPEAQIVETLIEEAMRLASEMDEAGTDASGTPVVTVS, encoded by the coding sequence ATGCCGGCCGCCCCGGCGCCCGTGCTCGCCCCGCGGCGCAAGACCCGCCAGCTGATGGTGGGCGACGTCGGCATCGGCAGCGACCACCCCATCGCGGTGCAGTCCATGTGCACCACCAAGACCCACGACATCAACGCGACGCTGCAGCAGATCGCCGAGCTGACCGCGTCGGGCTGCGACATCGTGCGGGTGGCCTGCCCGCGCCAGGAGGACGCCGACGCGCTGCCCGCCATCGCGAAGAAGTCGAAGATCCCGGTGATCGCCGACATCCACTTCCAACCGAAGTACATCTTCGCCGCGATCGACGCGGGCTGCGCCGCGGTGCGGGTAAATCCGGGCAACATCAAGGAGTTCGACGGCCGGGTCAAGGAAGTTGCCAAGGCCGCCGGTGACGCGGGCATCCCGATCCGCATCGGCGTCAACGCCGGATCGCTCGACAAGCGGTTCATGGAGAAGTACGGCAAGGCCACCCCGGAGGCGCTCGTCGAGTCGGCGCTGTGGGAGGCCTCGCTGTTCGAGGAGCACGGCTTCGGCGACATCAAGATCAGCGTCAAGCACAACGACCCGGTGATCATGGTCGCCGCCTACGAGCAGCTGGCCGCGCAGTGCGACTACCCGCTGCACCTCGGCGTTACCGAGGCCGGGCCGGCGTTCCAGGGCACGATCAAGTCGGCGGTCGCGTTCGGTGCGCTGCTGTCCAAGGGCATCGGCGACACCATCCGCGTCTCGCTGTCCGCGCCGCCGGCCGAAGAGGTCAAGGTGGGCAACCAGATCCTCGAGTCGCTGAACCTGCGGCCCCGCGGGCTGGAGATCGTGTCGTGCCCGTCGTGCGGGCGCGCGCAGGTCGACGTCTACACGTTGGCCAACGAGGTGACCGCCGGCCTGGAAGGCATGGAGGTGCCGCTGCGCGTCGCGGTGATGGGCTGCGTCGTCAACGGGCCGGGGGAGGCCCGCGAAGCCGACCTCGGCGTGGCCTCCGGCAACGGCAAGGGCCAGATCTTCGTCAAGGGTGAGGTCATCAAGACCGTCCCCGAGGCCCAGATCGTCGAGACGCTGATCGAAGAGGCGATGCGGTTGGCCTCCGAAATGGACGAGGCCGGAACAGATGCCAGCGGCACACCGGTTGTCACCGTAAGCTGA
- a CDS encoding penicillin-binding transpeptidase domain-containing protein — protein sequence MATSASRLAALLAVGALALSLNACTPKPAGPEPTAEKFLAALATGDTTGAADLSDRPADAREDLNGAWAGLQATHLDAQILGSKYALDTGSVTYRYTWHLPKGRTWTYDGQLNMVRDEGRWEVRWSATNLHPRLGENQTFALRADAPPRASVIERGGTPVLAPGYLYRYSLDAQAAGGALMQTARAVVDTLRPFDNTWDPQRLAEQASSSKQPLNLVTLRKDDHDRVSPAIGALPGVVVTPMAELLPTDDRFAPAIVNEVKKSVAGELDGDPGWRIVTVNQNGVDVDVLNEVPGVPAPAVRISLDRAVQTAAQNAVNFTGKKAMIVVIKPSTGEILAVAQNASADAEGLIATTGLYPPGSTFKMVTAGAAIERDMATPNTLLPCPGTMDIGHRAVPNYGGFDLGTVPMSRAFASSCNTTFAELASRMPPRGLTTAAAQYGLGTDYEVEGLTTVTGSVPPTVDLAERTEDGFGQGKVLASPFGMALAAATVAAGKTPVPQLIEGRQTRVEGDQPPIDPKILDGLRPMMRLVVTNGTAKDLLGAGDVRGKTGEAEFAGGSHSWFAGYRGDMAFSALIVGGGSSEYAVRMLKGMFDGLPPDYLA from the coding sequence ATGGCAACTTCAGCATCACGTCTGGCGGCGCTGCTCGCGGTCGGCGCACTCGCCCTGTCGCTCAACGCGTGTACGCCCAAACCCGCGGGGCCCGAGCCGACCGCCGAGAAGTTCCTCGCTGCGCTGGCCACCGGGGACACCACCGGCGCGGCCGACCTCAGCGACCGGCCCGCCGATGCGCGAGAGGACCTCAACGGTGCGTGGGCCGGCCTGCAGGCCACCCACCTCGACGCGCAGATCCTCGGCTCCAAGTACGCCCTGGACACCGGCAGCGTCACCTACCGCTACACCTGGCATCTGCCCAAGGGGCGGACCTGGACCTACGACGGTCAGCTCAACATGGTCCGCGACGAGGGCCGTTGGGAGGTGCGGTGGAGCGCGACGAACCTGCACCCGCGGCTCGGCGAGAACCAGACGTTCGCGCTGCGCGCCGACGCGCCGCCGCGGGCGTCGGTCATCGAACGCGGTGGCACGCCGGTGCTCGCGCCCGGTTACCTGTATCGCTACTCGCTCGACGCGCAGGCGGCGGGCGGCGCGCTGATGCAGACCGCGCGGGCCGTCGTCGACACGCTGCGCCCGTTCGACAACACCTGGGATCCGCAGCGGCTGGCGGAGCAGGCCAGCTCGTCGAAGCAGCCGCTGAACCTGGTCACGCTGCGCAAGGACGATCACGACCGGGTGAGCCCCGCGATCGGGGCGCTGCCGGGGGTGGTCGTTACGCCGATGGCCGAACTGCTGCCCACCGACGACCGGTTCGCCCCCGCGATCGTCAACGAGGTGAAGAAGTCGGTCGCCGGTGAACTCGACGGTGACCCCGGTTGGCGGATCGTCACCGTCAACCAGAACGGCGTCGACGTCGACGTGCTCAACGAGGTGCCCGGCGTGCCCGCCCCCGCCGTGCGGATCAGCCTCGACCGGGCGGTGCAGACCGCCGCACAGAATGCGGTCAACTTCACCGGCAAGAAGGCGATGATCGTGGTGATCAAGCCGTCGACCGGCGAGATCCTGGCCGTCGCGCAGAACGCGTCCGCCGACGCCGAGGGGCTGATCGCCACGACCGGGCTCTACCCGCCGGGGTCGACGTTCAAGATGGTGACCGCGGGCGCGGCCATCGAACGCGACATGGCCACGCCGAACACGCTGCTGCCGTGCCCGGGCACGATGGACATCGGCCACCGCGCGGTGCCGAACTACGGCGGTTTCGACCTCGGCACGGTGCCGATGTCGCGGGCGTTCGCCAGTTCGTGCAACACCACCTTCGCCGAACTCGCCAGCCGGATGCCGCCGCGTGGACTGACGACGGCGGCCGCGCAGTATGGCCTCGGCACCGACTACGAGGTCGAGGGGCTCACGACCGTCACCGGTTCGGTGCCGCCGACCGTCGACCTGGCCGAGCGCACCGAGGACGGTTTCGGGCAGGGCAAGGTGCTGGCCAGCCCGTTCGGCATGGCGTTGGCCGCCGCGACCGTCGCCGCCGGGAAAACGCCTGTGCCGCAACTGATCGAGGGCAGGCAGACCCGGGTGGAGGGTGACCAGCCGCCGATCGATCCGAAGATTCTCGACGGGCTGCGGCCGATGATGCGGCTGGTCGTCACCAACGGCACCGCCAAGGATCTGCTGGGCGCCGGGGATGTGCGCGGCAAGACCGGTGAGGCGGAGTTCGCGGGCGGGTCGCACTCGTGGTTCGCGGGCTACCGCGGCGACATGGCGTTCTCGGCGTTGATCGTCGGCGGCGGCTCCTCGGAGTACGCGGTGCGCATGCTCAAGGGCATGTTCGACGGTCTGCCACCCGACTACCTGGCTTGA
- a CDS encoding DUF1707 SHOCT-like domain-containing protein: protein MTDTNHDAMRVSDADRNGTLRRLHNAVALGLIDIDEFEERSAAVARARLHSDLDALVGDLPGPGAIVTSAADRVELRGVLGSLKRHGEWTVPSRLALHRRMGSVDLDLTKARFAGPMVVVELDLKFGGLELRLPEGASASIDDVEVVVGSAHDHRRDAPAEGNPHVILTGKVVCGSVDIRGPRRGWRLGPFDRR, encoded by the coding sequence ATGACCGATACCAATCACGACGCGATGCGCGTCTCCGACGCCGACCGCAACGGCACGCTGCGGCGGCTGCACAACGCCGTCGCGCTCGGGTTGATCGACATCGACGAGTTCGAGGAGCGCTCGGCGGCGGTGGCGCGGGCGCGGTTGCACTCCGACCTCGACGCCTTGGTCGGTGACCTGCCGGGGCCCGGCGCGATCGTCACCTCGGCCGCCGACCGGGTCGAACTGCGCGGCGTGCTCGGCTCGCTCAAGCGGCACGGGGAGTGGACGGTGCCGAGTCGGCTGGCGCTGCACCGCCGGATGGGGTCGGTCGACCTGGACCTGACCAAGGCGCGGTTCGCCGGCCCGATGGTGGTGGTGGAGCTCGACCTGAAGTTCGGCGGGCTGGAGTTGCGGCTGCCCGAGGGGGCGAGTGCGTCGATCGACGACGTGGAGGTCGTCGTCGGCAGTGCGCACGACCATCGCCGCGACGCCCCCGCCGAGGGCAATCCGCACGTGATCCTGACCGGCAAGGTCGTTTGTGGTTCGGTGGACATCCGCGGCCCGCGGCGGGGCTGGCGGCTCGGCCCGTTCGACCGCCGCTGA
- a CDS encoding GNAT family N-acetyltransferase — translation MADDERTIARREIADTMVRALERRHELLDVIVDAEDYDAAIEAIAGMLGSSHQAAEAVLRLSFDRLTKVARRRIAAELEDLNNQLSFTMGEPARSADAMVLRPFSADADRDIFAARTEDVPQAGDGSGAPAGDLDDEIRAGLARVDAEEAAWLVAVQGSEKVGMVFGDLVAGEVNVRIWIHPAYRKQGYGTAALRKSRSEMAAYFPAAPLVVRAPAASS, via the coding sequence ATGGCCGACGACGAACGCACAATCGCCCGCAGGGAAATCGCCGACACGATGGTTCGCGCGCTCGAGCGGCGGCACGAACTGCTCGACGTGATCGTCGATGCCGAGGACTACGACGCCGCCATCGAGGCGATCGCCGGGATGTTGGGCTCCTCGCACCAGGCCGCCGAGGCGGTGCTGCGGTTGTCGTTCGACCGGCTGACCAAGGTCGCGCGCCGGCGCATCGCCGCCGAACTCGAGGATCTCAACAACCAGCTCAGCTTCACGATGGGCGAGCCGGCCCGGTCGGCCGACGCGATGGTGTTGCGGCCGTTCAGCGCCGACGCGGACCGCGACATCTTCGCCGCCCGCACCGAGGACGTGCCGCAGGCCGGTGACGGGTCGGGTGCCCCGGCCGGCGACCTCGACGACGAGATCCGCGCGGGCCTGGCGCGCGTGGACGCCGAGGAGGCGGCCTGGCTGGTCGCGGTGCAGGGCTCGGAGAAGGTCGGCATGGTGTTCGGCGATCTGGTCGCCGGGGAGGTGAATGTGCGCATCTGGATTCACCCGGCGTACCGCAAGCAGGGGTACGGCACCGCGGCGCTGCGCAAGTCGCGCTCGGAGATGGCGGCGTACTTCCCGGCGGCGCCGCTGGTGGTCCGCGCTCCCGCGGCGAGCTCCTGA
- a CDS encoding GNAT family N-acetyltransferase, with protein MSAPPLFRHADERRVSVVRDVGAVMRVLDEDPVGSCMVACRVAEHGIEPSAIGGELWTRRRPTESLCYAGANLIPLRGEAPDLQAFADKAMSTARRCSSLVGRAELVMPMWQRLEHAWGTARDVREQQPLMALSTAPICAIDPAVRPVRADELDAYLVASIDMFIGEVGIDPRLGDGGRGYRRRVAGLIAAGRAWARFERGEVVFKAEVGSQSPTVGQIQGVWVHPDWRGRGLGMSGTATLAAAVVRSGRTASLYVNDFNTVARATYARVGFQQVGTFATVLLD; from the coding sequence ATGTCGGCTCCGCCGCTGTTCCGTCACGCCGACGAACGACGGGTGTCCGTGGTGCGCGACGTCGGCGCGGTGATGCGCGTGCTCGACGAGGATCCCGTCGGCTCCTGCATGGTCGCCTGCCGGGTCGCCGAACACGGCATCGAGCCGTCGGCCATCGGCGGTGAACTGTGGACGCGGCGCCGGCCGACCGAATCTCTGTGCTACGCCGGGGCGAACCTGATCCCGTTGCGCGGTGAGGCCCCCGATCTGCAGGCGTTCGCCGACAAGGCGATGAGCACCGCGCGCCGCTGCTCGTCGCTGGTCGGGCGCGCGGAGCTGGTCATGCCGATGTGGCAGCGCCTCGAGCACGCCTGGGGCACCGCCCGCGACGTGCGTGAACAGCAACCCCTGATGGCGCTGAGCACCGCGCCGATCTGTGCGATCGACCCTGCGGTGCGCCCGGTGCGCGCCGACGAGCTCGACGCCTACCTGGTCGCCTCGATCGACATGTTCATCGGCGAGGTCGGCATCGACCCGCGGCTCGGTGACGGCGGCCGCGGCTACCGGCGGCGTGTCGCCGGGCTGATCGCCGCCGGCCGGGCCTGGGCCCGCTTCGAGCGCGGCGAGGTGGTCTTCAAGGCCGAGGTGGGCTCGCAGTCGCCGACCGTCGGCCAGATCCAGGGCGTGTGGGTGCACCCCGACTGGCGCGGCCGCGGCCTGGGCATGTCGGGCACGGCGACGCTGGCGGCGGCCGTGGTGCGCTCGGGTCGCACCGCGAGCCTGTACGTCAACGACTTCAACACCGTCGCGCGGGCCACCTACGCCCGCGTGGGCTTCCAACAGGTGGGAACCTTCGCCACCGTTCTGCTGGACTGA
- the dxr gene encoding 1-deoxy-D-xylulose-5-phosphate reductoisomerase: protein MNVPAGSDGRRRVLILGSTGSIGTQALDVIAANPDRFEVVGLAAGGGNPELLARQRAATGVTNIAVADEAAAARIGDVAYAGPDAVTRLVQDTEADVVLNALVGALGLEPTLAALATGARLALANKESLVAGGPLVLKAAAPGQIVPVDSEHSAMAQCLRGGTAAEVARIVLTASGGPFRGWSAERLESATPEQAGAHPTWSMGPMNTLNSASLVNKGLELIETHLLFGVPYDRIDVVVHPQSIVHSMVTFTDGSTLAQASPPDMKLPIALALGWPDRVPAAAAACDFATASTWTFEPLDDAVFPAVALARRAGEGGGCLTAVYNAANEEAAAAFLDGRIRFPSIVRTIDEVLRAADQWAAEPATVDDVLEAQQWARDRASRAVEREVVTTK, encoded by the coding sequence GTGAACGTTCCCGCCGGAAGCGACGGTCGTCGGCGCGTACTGATCCTCGGCAGCACCGGGTCGATCGGGACCCAGGCGCTCGACGTCATCGCCGCCAACCCCGACCGCTTCGAGGTCGTCGGCCTGGCCGCGGGCGGCGGCAACCCCGAACTGCTGGCGCGCCAGCGAGCCGCGACCGGTGTGACGAACATCGCCGTCGCCGATGAGGCCGCCGCTGCGCGCATCGGCGACGTCGCCTACGCCGGTCCCGACGCCGTCACCCGGCTCGTGCAGGACACGGAGGCCGACGTCGTGCTCAACGCGCTCGTCGGCGCGCTCGGGCTCGAACCGACGCTGGCCGCACTGGCCACCGGCGCCCGGCTTGCGCTCGCCAACAAAGAATCGTTGGTGGCCGGCGGTCCGCTGGTGCTCAAGGCGGCCGCGCCGGGCCAGATCGTGCCGGTCGACTCAGAGCACTCCGCGATGGCGCAGTGCCTGCGCGGCGGCACCGCCGCCGAGGTCGCCCGCATCGTGCTGACCGCCTCCGGCGGCCCGTTCCGCGGCTGGAGCGCCGAGCGACTCGAATCCGCGACCCCCGAGCAGGCCGGCGCGCATCCCACCTGGTCGATGGGGCCGATGAACACGCTCAACTCGGCGTCGCTGGTCAACAAGGGCCTGGAGCTGATCGAGACCCACCTGCTGTTCGGCGTGCCCTACGACCGCATCGACGTGGTGGTGCACCCGCAGTCGATCGTGCACTCGATGGTCACGTTCACCGACGGCTCCACGCTGGCGCAGGCCAGCCCGCCGGACATGAAGCTGCCGATCGCGCTGGCCCTCGGCTGGCCGGACCGGGTCCCCGCGGCGGCGGCCGCCTGCGATTTCGCCACGGCGTCCACCTGGACATTCGAACCGCTCGACGACGCGGTGTTCCCCGCGGTCGCGCTGGCCCGCCGGGCCGGTGAAGGCGGCGGTTGCCTGACCGCGGTCTACAACGCCGCCAACGAGGAGGCCGCCGCGGCGTTCCTGGACGGCCGGATCCGGTTCCCGTCCATCGTGCGCACAATCGACGAGGTCCTGCGCGCTGCCGACCAGTGGGCCGCCGAACCAGCTACCGTGGATGACGTACTTGAGGCCCAGCAGTGGGCGCGTGACCGCGCATCGCGCGCGGTCGAGCGGGAGGTAGTCACCACCAAATGA
- a CDS encoding fasciclin domain-containing protein yields the protein MNIEFRKAVSAAGLAAAAVLTISACSNDATSPTASAQTGSSATSAAPAPMEQPVQPAGPVGPGCADYAAQNPSGPGSVAGMAMDPVTVAASNNPMLTTLTSALSGKLNPNVNLVETLDSGEFTVFAPTDAAFAKIDPATIEQLKTDSALLTNILTYHVVPGQADPAQVVGTHKTVQGADVNVTGGGEAIKVDDANVVCGGVRTANATVYLIDTVLMP from the coding sequence ATGAATATCGAGTTCCGCAAGGCAGTTTCGGCCGCGGGTCTGGCGGCCGCGGCAGTGCTGACCATCTCGGCGTGTTCGAACGACGCCACGAGCCCGACGGCCTCGGCCCAGACCGGTTCGAGCGCCACCAGCGCCGCGCCGGCCCCGATGGAGCAGCCGGTGCAGCCGGCGGGTCCGGTCGGCCCCGGCTGCGCGGACTACGCGGCCCAGAACCCGAGCGGCCCGGGCTCGGTGGCGGGCATGGCGATGGACCCGGTGACCGTCGCCGCCTCCAACAACCCGATGCTGACCACGCTGACCTCGGCGTTGTCGGGCAAGCTCAATCCGAACGTCAACCTCGTCGAGACGCTCGACAGCGGTGAGTTCACGGTGTTCGCGCCGACCGACGCCGCGTTCGCCAAGATCGACCCGGCGACCATCGAGCAGCTCAAGACCGATTCGGCGCTGCTCACCAACATCCTGACCTACCACGTGGTGCCCGGTCAGGCCGATCCGGCGCAGGTCGTCGGCACCCACAAGACCGTGCAGGGCGCCGACGTCAACGTCACCGGCGGCGGTGAGGCCATCAAGGTCGACGACGCCAACGTGGTGTGCGGTGGGGTCCGCACCGCCAACGCGACGGTGTACCTGATCGACACGGTCCTGATGCCCTGA
- a CDS encoding cobyric acid synthase — MSPAGGALLIAGTTSDAGKSMVVAGLCRLLARKGIRVAPFKAQNMSNNSAVTVDGGEIGRAQEMQARAAGLAPHTRFNPILLKPGSDRTSQLVVHGRVAGTVRAGDYFTHREHLAKVVADELRALRSEFDVVICEGAGSPAEINLRATDLANMGLARAAELPVVVVGDIDRGGLLAHLFGTVAVLEPDDQRLISGFIVNKFRGDPALLAPGLDQLQALTGRPTYGVIPYADGLWLDTEDSVSVLAHRVVGDPAPPRGQRWLHIAAVRLPRISNSTDVEALACEPGVLVRWVTDPADLADADVVVLPGSKATVADLAWLRERGLADAVAAHAARGRAVLGICGGFQMLCRHIDDTVESAAGRVTGLGLLDADIAFAADKTLRRHTDGLRGYEIHHGRLTRTAADDWLGVGLRRDGVYGTHWHGLLDNDDVRRHWLAEVAPPGFVVADDIDVGARRDAQLDTMADLLAGHLDVDALLALIEGGPPTRPTIVSAI, encoded by the coding sequence GTGAGCCCGGCCGGCGGCGCGCTGCTGATTGCCGGTACGACGTCCGATGCCGGTAAGTCGATGGTCGTCGCCGGGCTGTGCCGGTTGTTGGCGCGCAAGGGCATTCGCGTCGCGCCGTTCAAGGCGCAGAACATGTCGAACAACTCCGCGGTCACCGTCGACGGCGGGGAGATCGGCCGGGCGCAGGAGATGCAGGCCCGCGCTGCCGGACTGGCCCCGCACACCCGCTTCAACCCGATCCTGCTCAAACCCGGCAGCGACCGCACCTCGCAGCTGGTGGTGCACGGCCGCGTCGCGGGCACCGTACGCGCCGGGGACTACTTCACCCACCGCGAACACCTCGCGAAGGTCGTCGCCGACGAACTGCGCGCTCTGCGAAGCGAATTCGACGTCGTCATCTGTGAGGGTGCCGGGTCTCCCGCCGAGATCAACCTACGCGCCACCGACCTCGCGAACATGGGTCTGGCGCGCGCTGCGGAGCTGCCGGTGGTCGTCGTCGGCGACATCGACCGCGGCGGACTGCTGGCGCACCTGTTCGGCACCGTCGCGGTGCTCGAACCCGACGACCAGCGGCTCATCAGCGGGTTCATCGTCAACAAGTTCCGCGGTGACCCGGCGCTACTGGCGCCCGGACTCGACCAACTGCAGGCGCTGACCGGCCGGCCGACCTACGGCGTCATCCCGTACGCCGACGGATTATGGCTCGACACCGAGGATTCCGTGTCCGTGCTGGCCCATCGCGTCGTCGGTGATCCCGCCCCGCCGCGCGGGCAGCGGTGGCTGCACATCGCCGCGGTGCGGTTGCCGCGCATCTCCAACTCCACCGACGTCGAGGCGCTGGCCTGCGAACCCGGTGTGCTGGTGCGCTGGGTCACCGACCCCGCCGACCTGGCCGACGCCGACGTCGTGGTGCTCCCCGGCAGCAAGGCCACCGTCGCCGACCTGGCGTGGCTGCGCGAACGCGGACTGGCCGACGCCGTGGCCGCGCACGCCGCCCGCGGCCGGGCGGTGCTGGGCATCTGCGGCGGGTTCCAGATGCTGTGCCGCCACATCGACGACACCGTCGAGTCGGCGGCGGGCCGCGTGACCGGCCTCGGACTGCTCGACGCCGACATCGCGTTCGCGGCCGACAAGACGCTGCGCCGGCACACAGATGGGTTGCGCGGCTACGAGATTCACCACGGCCGGCTCACCCGCACAGCGGCCGACGACTGGCTGGGCGTCGGGTTGCGCCGTGACGGGGTGTACGGCACCCACTGGCACGGCCTGCTCGACAACGACGACGTGCGCCGGCACTGGCTCGCCGAGGTGGCGCCGCCCGGTTTCGTGGTGGCCGACGACATCGACGTCGGCGCCCGCCGCGACGCGCAGCTCGACACCATGGCCGACCTGCTCGCGGGCCACCTCGATGTCGACGCGCTGCTGGCGTTGATCGAGGGCGGACCGCCGACGCGGCCGACGATCGTCAGCGCGATCTAG
- a CDS encoding M50 family metallopeptidase, translating into MMWVIGVVLFALAILVSVALHECGHMWVARATGMKVRRYFVGFGPTLWSTWRANKQGDRTEYGVKAIPLGGFCDIAGMTAVEELAPDERDRAMYKQKTWKRAAVLAAGPGMNFVIGLVLIYGIAVVWGLPNLHPPTTAIVGETSCVKSEVSQGKLGDCLAPSPAAAAGIEAGDTVVKVGDTSVANFDEMVDAVRKLDGPTPFTVERDGREFTTVVDVIPAQRYVAEGAKDQAAEPVPVGTVGITAAQFGPTQYNALSAVPGTFAFTGDLAVELGKSLAKIPTKMGALVRSIGGEERDPETPISVVGASIIGGDAVDQGLWVAFWFFLAQLNFVLGAVNLIPLLPFDGGHIAIAFYEKIRNMIRSARGMVAAGPVNYLKLMPATYVILIVVVGYMAVTVTADFINPIRPFQ; encoded by the coding sequence ATGATGTGGGTCATCGGCGTCGTGCTGTTCGCACTGGCCATCCTGGTGTCAGTCGCGTTGCACGAGTGCGGGCACATGTGGGTGGCGCGTGCCACCGGGATGAAGGTGCGCCGCTACTTCGTCGGCTTCGGGCCGACGCTGTGGTCGACGTGGCGGGCGAACAAGCAGGGTGACCGCACCGAGTACGGCGTCAAGGCGATCCCGCTCGGCGGGTTCTGCGACATCGCGGGCATGACCGCGGTCGAGGAACTCGCCCCCGACGAGCGCGACCGCGCGATGTACAAGCAGAAGACGTGGAAGCGGGCCGCCGTGTTGGCGGCCGGGCCCGGCATGAACTTCGTCATCGGCCTGGTGCTGATCTACGGCATCGCGGTGGTGTGGGGGCTGCCCAACCTGCACCCGCCGACCACCGCGATCGTCGGCGAGACGTCGTGCGTGAAGTCGGAGGTCAGCCAGGGCAAGCTCGGTGACTGCCTGGCTCCGTCACCGGCCGCGGCCGCCGGCATCGAAGCCGGCGACACCGTCGTCAAGGTCGGCGACACGTCGGTGGCCAACTTCGACGAAATGGTCGACGCCGTACGCAAACTCGACGGCCCCACCCCGTTCACCGTGGAGCGCGACGGGCGCGAGTTCACCACCGTCGTCGACGTCATCCCGGCCCAGCGCTACGTCGCTGAGGGCGCCAAAGATCAAGCCGCCGAACCGGTTCCGGTCGGCACGGTCGGCATCACCGCCGCCCAGTTCGGCCCGACGCAGTACAACGCGCTCTCGGCGGTGCCCGGAACCTTCGCGTTCACCGGCGATCTCGCCGTCGAACTCGGCAAGTCGCTGGCCAAGATCCCGACCAAGATGGGCGCGCTGGTGCGTTCCATCGGCGGCGAGGAGCGTGACCCGGAGACGCCGATCAGCGTCGTCGGCGCCAGCATCATCGGCGGCGACGCGGTCGACCAGGGCCTGTGGGTGGCGTTCTGGTTCTTCTTGGCGCAGTTGAACTTCGTGCTCGGCGCGGTCAACCTGATCCCGCTGCTGCCGTTCGACGGCGGCCACATCGCGATCGCGTTCTACGAGAAAATCCGCAATATGATCCGCTCGGCGCGCGGCATGGTGGCCGCGGGTCCGGTCAACTACCTCAAGCTGATGCCCGCCACGTACGTGATCCTCATCGTCGTGGTCGGCTACATGGCCGTGACCGTGACCGCCGACTTCATCAACCCGATCAGACCTTTCCAATAG
- the map gene encoding type I methionyl aminopeptidase has translation MPVRTALRPGVVSPTLPVPNSIPRPEYAWKPTVKEGTEPWVQSPEVIEKMRVAGRIAAGALAEAGKAVAPGVTTDELDRIAHDYMVDHGAYPSTLGYKGFPKSCCTSLNEIICHGIPDSTVVEDGDIVNIDVTAYIEGVHGDTNATFLAGNVSEEHRLLVERTHEATMRAIKAVKPGRQLSVVGRVIESYANRFGYNVVRDFTGHGIGTTFHNGLVVLHYDQPAVETVLEPGMTFTIEPMINLGGLDYEIWDDGWTVATVDKKWTAQFEHTLVVTDDGAEILTQL, from the coding sequence ATGCCTGTTCGTACCGCTCTTCGCCCCGGCGTCGTGTCCCCGACGCTGCCGGTGCCCAACTCGATTCCGCGGCCGGAGTACGCGTGGAAACCGACGGTCAAGGAGGGCACCGAGCCCTGGGTGCAGTCGCCCGAGGTGATCGAGAAGATGCGGGTCGCGGGCCGGATCGCGGCCGGGGCGCTCGCCGAGGCCGGTAAGGCCGTCGCGCCCGGCGTCACCACCGACGAGCTCGACCGCATCGCACACGACTACATGGTCGACCACGGCGCCTATCCGTCGACGTTGGGCTACAAGGGTTTTCCGAAGTCCTGCTGCACCTCGCTGAACGAGATCATCTGCCACGGCATCCCGGACTCGACCGTGGTCGAGGACGGTGACATCGTCAACATCGACGTCACCGCCTACATCGAGGGGGTGCACGGCGACACGAACGCGACGTTCCTCGCCGGCAACGTGTCCGAGGAGCACCGGCTGCTCGTCGAGCGCACCCACGAGGCCACCATGCGCGCGATCAAGGCCGTCAAACCGGGCCGCCAGCTGTCGGTGGTCGGCCGGGTCATCGAGTCGTATGCGAACCGGTTCGGCTACAACGTGGTTCGCGACTTCACCGGCCACGGCATCGGCACCACCTTCCACAACGGCCTGGTGGTGCTGCACTACGACCAGCCCGCCGTCGAGACCGTGCTCGAGCCCGGTATGACGTTCACCATCGAGCCGATGATCAACCTCGGCGGACTCGACTACGAGATCTGGGACGACGGCTGGACCGTCGCCACCGTCGACAAGAAGTGGACCGCACAGTTCGAGCACACGCTGGTGGTCACCGACGACGGCGCCGAGATCCTCACCCAGCTGTGA